From Rutidosis leptorrhynchoides isolate AG116_Rl617_1_P2 chromosome 3, CSIRO_AGI_Rlap_v1, whole genome shotgun sequence, a single genomic window includes:
- the LOC139899503 gene encoding cationic peroxidase 1-like, translated as MQTMSTISILALLVLLMFSIFPTSSASALSSSYYNRVCPEALPTIKRVVEEAVAQERRMGASLLRLHFHDCFVNGCDASILLDQTSTIDSEKNAGPNANSARGFEVIDRIKSEVDKVCRRSVVSCADILTVAARDSVVALGGPYWKVKLGRRDSTTASRTTANANIPSPFMDLKALIKNFENQGLDEEDLVVLSGAHTLGFAQCRTFRPRIYNDTNIDQAFASHLRTICPQVGGDSNLAPLDPTPASFDGRYFSNLVSKKGLLGSDQVLFSGGETDEIVSKYNDNQEKFFIDFAKSMIKMSELNLLTGNRGQIRNDCRKIN; from the exons ATGCAGACAATGAGCACTATAAGTATCTTAGCTCTCCTTGTTTTACTTATGTTTTCAATCTTCCCCACATCTTCTGCTTCGGCTTTATCGTCTAGTTACTACAATAGAGTGTGCCCCGAAGCTTTACCAACCATCAAACGCGTGGTAGAAGAAGCAGTGGCACAAGAACGCCGCATGGGCGCTTCTTTATTACGTCTTCATTTTCACGATTGCTTTGTTAAT GGATGTGATGCTTCTATTCTTTTGGATCAAACGTCAACTATCGATAGTGAGAAAAACGCAGGCCCAAATGCAAACTCGGCTAGAGGTTTCGAGGTTATTGACAGAATAAAATCTGAGGTCGACAAAGTTTGTCGTCGTTCAGTAGTGTCATGTGCTGATATCTTAACTGTTGCTGCTCGTGATTCCGTCGTTGCA CTCGGTGGCCCTTACTGGAAAGTCAAGTTAGGAAGACGAGACTCGACAACGGCTAGTCGAACAACTGCTAACGCGAACATTCCATCGCCATTCATGGACTTAAAGGCGCTAATAAAAAACTTCGAGAACCAAGGACTAGATGAGGAGGACCTAGTTGTGCTTTCGGGCGCACACACTTTAGGATTCGCTCAATGTAGAACATTTAGGCCTCGTATTTACAACGACACAAATATTGATCAAGCGTTTGCTAGCCATCTTCGGACCATTTGTCCACAAGTTGGTGGCGACTCAAATCTCGCACCACTTGACCCAACACCAGCCTCGTTCGATGGGAGATATTTCAGCAATTTGGTTAGCAAAAAGGGGCTTTTAGGATCTGACCAAGTACTTTTTAGTGGTGGTGAAACTGATGAGATTGTTAGCAAGTACAATGACAACCAGGAAAAGTTCTTTATAGATTTTGCCAAGTCTATGATTAAAATGAGTGAACTAAATTTGTTAACAGGTAACAGAGGTCAAATTCGCAACGACTGCAGGAAGATTAATTAA